The sequence GAGTGCCTGTCGTCAACAACGTCGGGATCGGTCCGAACCCGGTGGCCGAACACGCCGTCGGCCTCATGCTCGCCCTCGCCCGACGGATCGTCATGGGGGACAAGCGACTGCGGGGCGATGGGTGGGCGTGTCGCGATCAGTTGCTCGGCCGGGACCTGGGGACGGAGCTGTCGGGCAAGACCGTCGCCATCGTCGGGTTCGGCTTCATCGGGCGCCGGGTCGCGGCGATGTGCACGGCGGCATTTGGCAACCACGTGCTGGCGTTCGACCCGTTCTTGGACGATGGCCCGTTCGCGGCGGCCAAGGTCGAGCGGCGCCGAAGCCTGCGCGAGCTCCTCCCCGAGGCGGACTTTGTCACCGTGCACGCCCCGCTGACCGATGAGACGCGCCACATGATCGGCCGGGCGGAACTCGCCACGATGAAGCCGACCGCGTATCTGATCAACTGCGCGCGCGGAGGCCTGGTCGATCCCGAGGCGCTGTACGAAGCCCTCCGCGAGCACCGGATCGCCGGTGCGGGGATCGACGTCTTCGAGCCCGAGCCGCCGCCGTCCACCCATCCACTCTTGG is a genomic window of bacterium containing:
- a CDS encoding hydroxyacid dehydrogenase, which gives rise to MPRVVLLNRMLHRAGQEWLEARADVIVVPADAPPDRLVDALASAEAVVVRLPARITKEVIAGAPRLRVIATAGAGVDNVDITAATAAGVPVVNNVGIGPNPVAEHAVGLMLALARRIVMGDKRLRGDGWACRDQLLGRDLGTELSGKTVAIVGFGFIGRRVAAMCTAAFGNHVLAFDPFLDDGPFAAAKVERRRSLRELLPEADFVTVHAPLTDETRHMIGRAELATMKPTAYLINCARGGLVDPEALYEALREHRIAGAGIDVFEPEPPPSTHPLLGLDNVIVTPHLAGLSHETNRRLSMSAAEQVLQVLAGDRPPRLVNPEVWDRRRKA